From a region of the Salinispira pacifica genome:
- a CDS encoding IS5 family transposase gives MYRTEDKTQLSFEDFYLPFGGKLNPNNRWVQLADLIPWEDLEAEYASQFAIESGQGALAIPFRTALAALIIKEKLGITDEETVMQIQENPYLQYLIGMQGYRDEAPFDPSMPGHSLRSLPGRASGMTHFRKRISMDMITHANELIIAEERKKN, from the coding sequence ATGTATAGAACTGAGGACAAAACGCAGCTTTCATTTGAAGATTTCTATCTCCCATTTGGAGGAAAACTGAACCCCAATAACCGCTGGGTTCAGCTTGCCGATTTAATCCCCTGGGAGGATTTGGAAGCAGAATATGCCTCACAGTTTGCTATCGAAAGCGGGCAAGGAGCTTTGGCGATCCCTTTTCGGACAGCTCTTGCAGCCCTGATTATCAAGGAAAAACTGGGCATTACTGATGAAGAAACTGTCATGCAAATCCAGGAAAACCCTTATCTGCAGTACCTGATTGGCATGCAAGGTTACCGGGATGAAGCGCCGTTTGATCCATCGATGCCTGGTCACTCGCTACGCTCGTTGCCCGGCCGTGCATCCGGGATGACGCACTTCAGGAAGCGAATCAGCATGGACATGATCACTCACGCAAATGAATTGATTATTGCCGAAGAACGTAAAAAAAACTGA